A genomic region of Nostoc sp. UHCC 0702 contains the following coding sequences:
- a CDS encoding response regulator, with protein MTHKFGGLGLGLAIVRHLTELHGGTVDAASLGEGQGATFTVKFPLMANAAASQPEIPTTAQLLDFSQLRILVVDDEQDMRDLVQFILEQQGAQVTLAAHAAEALMLFEQKPPDILISDMGMPDMDGYMLMQQIWRRSPNQGGNITAIALFAYAGEYDQQQALKVGFHKHISKPVEPQALVNTISELIISGKNRLNF; from the coding sequence ATAACTCACAAGTTTGGTGGACTGGGTTTAGGCTTAGCGATCGTTCGGCATTTGACTGAACTACATGGGGGGACAGTTGATGCAGCTAGCCTTGGGGAAGGACAAGGAGCCACATTTACCGTCAAGTTCCCCTTGATGGCGAATGCAGCAGCCTCACAGCCAGAAATTCCTACTACTGCTCAATTGCTTGACTTCAGCCAGTTGCGGATTTTAGTAGTGGATGACGAGCAGGATATGCGAGATTTAGTACAGTTCATTCTAGAACAACAGGGAGCGCAAGTTACCCTTGCTGCTCATGCTGCTGAGGCGCTGATGCTGTTTGAGCAAAAGCCGCCCGATATTTTAATCAGTGACATGGGAATGCCAGATATGGATGGCTATATGCTGATGCAGCAAATTTGGAGGCGATCGCCAAACCAAGGTGGAAATATCACAGCGATCGCTCTTTTTGCCTACGCTGGAGAATACGACCAACAGCAAGCCCTCAAAGTCGGCTTTCACAAACATATTTCCAAACCTGTAGAGCCACAAGCATTAGTTAATACCATCTCAGAACTAATCATCTCTGGTAAAAATAGATTAAATTTCTAA